The DNA region GTTGTCGCCAGGGTGTCGTCCACACCAGATAGAGCACCAGGACGCCGAAGAGCAAATGGCTGAGCCACAGCCAGAGATCGGGGACCAGATCCGCGGTGATGTTCATGGGCGCTCCCTCGGTTATCCCGTTCGATCCTCGCGCGGCGGCGGCGGCGAGTAAAGCGGCTCATCCGGAAAAGACCGCGGCAATCGGGAGGGGTTCCAGCAGGGCGGACAAAAAAGAAGGGCTGGCGGCGGCCAGCCCTGGAGGCAAAGCAAGCAAAGGGTTGAACCCCGCCGTAGCGGGGCGGATAGGTGCCCGACGGGCGTCAGGCGCTGGCGGCCTCGGCGGGGGCGCTATCGGAGGCCGCTCCGGAGCTGTGGGACTCGTAGTCCTGGATGGCGGACTTGATGGCGTCCTCCGCCAGCACCGAGCAGTGGATCTTCACCGGCGGCAGCGCCAGCTCCTCGGCGATGTCCGTGTTCCGGATCTGCTGGGCCTCCTCCAGCGTCTTGCCCTTCACCCACTCGGTGAGCAGGCTGCTGGAGGCAATGGCCGAGCCGCAGCCGTAGGTCTTGAACTTGGCGTCCTCGATGACGCCCTCGTCGTTGACCTTGATCTGCAGCCGCATCACGTCCCCGCAGGCGGGGGCGCCGACCATGCCG from Thiohalospira halophila DSM 15071 includes:
- the iscU gene encoding Fe-S cluster assembly scaffold IscU, with product MAYSDKVIDHYEHPRNVGAFEKGDESVGTGMVGAPACGDVMRLQIKVNDEGVIEDAKFKTYGCGSAIASSSLLTEWVKGKTLEEAQQIRNTDIAEELALPPVKIHCSVLAEDAIKSAIQDYESHSSGAASDSAPAEAASA